Part of the Halopenitus persicus genome is shown below.
TATCGTCATCCGTGACGGGTTCGTTCATCTCCTGCGGGCCGTTCATCCGAACCATCTCAGCGTTCGATCGGGAGTCGCTCCACTTCTCGACGATGTTATCATATTTTTATACTATATTAAAATAGGAGACGTTCTGCCGATGGAGGCGGAGTACGGACGACCGCATCGTGCCGAACGGCGACCCGTCTGCTTCCGCCCGCTCGGGACGAACGGCGCGCCCGGACGGTCCGAACCGGCCGGGTCGACGGGTCCGGATTTCGACAGCGTTTATGACCTATGTTCACTACTGGCGCCCATGGACGGGATAACCTTCGGCACCGGCGGTTGGCGGGCGGCGGGAGACGAGTTCACGGACGAGCGCGTACGGGCGGTTGGGCAGGCCGTCGCGACGTATCTCCGGGAGACCGAATCGGATTCGGGCGGCACGGTCGCGGTGGGCTACGACGCCCGAGCCACCTCGGAGGACGCCGCCGAGAGCCTCGCGGACGTCCTGTCGGGCAACGGGTTCGATGTGCTTCTCACTGACCGGGACCGCCCGACGCCGGTGCTCGCGTACGCCGTCGCCGACCGCGGTCTCGACGGCGGGGTGATGGTGACCGCCTCACACAACCCGCCGGAGTACAACGGCGTGAAGTTCATCCCGTCGGACGCGAACTCCGCGATGCCGGCGGTCACCGAGGCCATCGAGGCGCGCCTCGAGCCGCCGCGCAGCCTCCCGAAGGCGGATCACGGCTCGGTCGAGCGGTTCGACCCCGTTTCGGCCCACGCCACCCACGCGAGGGACCTCGTCGCCGACTACCTCGATATCGATCTCTCGGGGTTGACGGTGGTGTACGACGCGATCCACGGCAGCGGGCGCGGGGTCACGGACGCGCTGCTGGAGGACGCGGGGGCGACCGTGATCCGCCGGCGGTGTGACCGGGACCCGACCTTCGGCGGCCAGGCACCGGAGCCGGGCCCGGAGACGCTCGCGGGCCTCCCCGAGGCGGTGGCCGACCACGACGCCGACCTCGGGATCGCCAACGACGGCGACGCCGACCGGATCTCGATCTGCACGCCCGAACGGGGCGTGCTGAACGGCCACCTCCTCTTTGCGGGGGTCTTCGACGCGCTGCTCGAGGACGCGGGAGCGAGGGGGCCGGCGGTCCGCACCGTCTCGACGACGTTCCTGATCGACCGGATCGCCGCGGCCCACGACGTCGCCGTCCACGAGGTGCCCGTCGGGTTCAAGTGGGTCGCCGACGGGATGGTCGCCCACGACGGGCTCTTCGGCGGCGAGGAGTCCGGCGGGTACACGGTCCGGGGCCACATCGGCACGAAGGACGGCGTGCTGATCGCCCTCCTCGCCGCTGCTGCGGCCGCCGCGGAGCCCTTCGACGACCGGATCGACCGTCTCTTCGAGACCCACGGCCGGATCTACGCGGACAAGCGGAGCGTGGCGTGTGAGGAGGCGGCGAAACCCCGGCTCGTCGAGGCGCTCGAGGCCGACGTTCCCGACCTGATCGCGGGCGAGCCGGTCGCCGAGACCGTCACCGTCGACGGGTTCAAGTTCCTGCTCGATGACGGCTCGTGGATCCTCCTCCGCCCGAGCGGAACCGAGCCGAAGATCCGCGTGTACGCGGAGACCACCGATCCGGACCGGCTCGAGCCGCTCCTCGAGGCCGGCAGCGACCTGGTCGCCGCCAGGCTCGGCGGGACGAAAGAGGACTGATCGGACCCGGCGGGGCGGGCGCGGACTGACCGAACGCACGTCCCGCGGGGCCGACCGAACGCGATATTCCGAGGCGTCGACCGAACGCGACGGGACGCTCCCCGCCGGTCGGCTCCCGAAACATCCTTATAGGTCGTGTTAGTATCACGTTCTATGGCTGCGGCTCTCACGGTAGACGGTGTCATGAAGCGGTTCGGGGACGTGGTCGCCTGCGACGACGTGTCCTTCGAGCTGGAACGGGGGGAGTTCTTCTCGCTGCTCGGCCCGAGCGGCAGCGGCAAGACCACGACGCTCCGGATCGTCTCGGGGTTCGAGACGCAGAACGACGGCACCGTCCACATCGACGGCCAGGTCGTCAACGACGTGCCGCCGAACGAGCGGGACGTCAACCTGGTCTTCCAGGAGCTCGCGCTGTTCTCGCACCTGACGGTCCGTGAGAACCTGGCGTTCGGATTGAAACGCGACGGCGTCGACGCGGAGACGATCGACGCCCGCGTCGCCGAGTACCTCGAACTGGTCGACCTCGAGGGGTACGAGGACCGCGACGTCCGGGACATGTCCGGCGGCCAGCAGCAGCGCGTCGCGCTCGCCCGCGCGCTCATCAAGGAGCCGCCGATCGTGCTGCTCGACGAGCCGCTGGCGAGCCTCGACCGAAAGCTTCGCAAGGAGCTGCGGGTCGAGCTGGCCCGGATCCAGTCGGAGACCGGGGTCACGTTCTTTTACGTCACACACGACCAGGAGAGCGCGATGAGCATGTCGGACCGGCTCGCGATCATGCGCGACGGGACGATCCAGCAGATCGGAACGCCGGAGGAGGTGTACGACGAGCCGGCCAATCCGTTCGTCGCCGACTTCATCGGTGACGCGAACGTTTTCTCCGGCCGGATCGGCGTCGAGGACGGGGTCGCGACCCTCACGGACGGCGACCTCTCGGTTCCGCTTCCGGGCGTCGACGCGGTCGGCAAGGCGACCGTCGTCGTTCGTCCCGAACAGGTCCGCCTGCGCGGGCCGGACGCGGACGGCCTCCCGGTTCGGATCACGAACAAGGAGTACCACGGCTCCTACACGCAATACATCGCGGCGACCGCGGACGACCGTCAGATCCAGATCGAGTCCACCGGGACCGACTTCGAAATCGACGACGAGGCGTCGGTGACGGTCGCGGACGCACGGGTGTTTCAGTGACTCGTGAATCGGCGCCCGGACACGTTCCGGTGGTCGTCCAGACCCAAATCGAACGGACTCGATCGCGAACGAGAAGCCACCGATAAGTGGGACTGGGTTTTCCATACCGATGATGGACTTCGTGGGCGTCGACCTCGGGGCAAGCAACGTTCGTGCGGCCGTCGGGGATCGGACCGGCGAAATCCACGCCACTGCACGTGCACGAACGCCGGCCGGTCCGACCGGCGAGGCGGTCACCGACGCGGTTCTGGAAGTCGCCACGGCGGCGTGTGCGGCCGCCGACGTCGATCCGACCGACGTGGCGGGCGCCGGCGTCGCATCGATGGGGCGACTCGACCTCGCGGTCGGCGCGGTCGCGAGCGCGCCGAACGTCGACGCGGACGTGGGGCCGATCCAGCTCGTCGGTCCGCTCGCGTCGCTGCTCGATCTCGACCGGGACGCCGTCACCCTGCGCAGCGACACGCAGGCGGGCGCGGTCGGGGAGCGGTTCCACGCCCACCCGGACGTCGCGAATCTGGTCTACCTGACCATCTCCTCGGGAATCGGTGCGGGCGTGATCGCTGACGGCGAGCCCCTCTCGGGACGGGACGCCAACGCCGGCGAGGTCGGCCATATTACGATCGCCCCCGAGGGCGTGATGACCTGCGGCTGCGGCCGCGAGGGGCACTGGGAGGCGTACTGTTCGGGGAACAACGTTCCCCGGTTCGCCCGGGCGCTACACGAGCGCGACCCCGTCGACACGGCGGTCCCGATCGCGGACGAGGGGTTCGACGCGGCGGACGTCTACGCACACGCGGGCACGGACGCGTTCGCGGACCGCGTCCTCGAGCGCGTGACGGCGCTGAACGTCCGCGGGGTCGCGGCCGTCGTTCACGCGTACGCGCCGCAGGTCCTCGTGCTCGGCGGCGCGGTGGCGACCAACAACCCCGAGACCGTCGTGGACCCGATTCGCCGGCGCCTTCCCGGGGAGCTCGTGGTCGATATGCCCGAGGTCGCGCTCGCGGAGCTCGGCGACGACGCCGCCCTCGCAGGCGCGCTCGCGCTGGCGATTCCGGAATCGGAACCGTCGTGATCCCCGATGCGGGACGGCCGTGATCCCCGATGCGGGACGGCCGTGACCTCGAAACTGACGGCCGGTGAACGACCGGCTCGCGCCGGCCTCAGAACCGCTTGCCCTCAGAACCGCTCGCCGCCGCTGCTGTAGAACCAATCGTCGGGATAGGGGTACCACCACTCCTGCAGCGACGGGTTCCAGTCGATGACTCCCATCTTCGTCCGGCGGAACGCGTTCAGGCCCTCGCTGCCGAGCTCCCGGCCGATCCCGGAGTGCTTCCACCCGCCGAAGGGGATCGCGTCGTTGTCGATCATCGGGTTGTTGACCCAGACCATTCCCGCCTCGAGTTCCTCGTAGGAGCGCATCGCCTCCTCGAGGTCGGTGGTGAACACCGAGGCGCCGAGGCCGAACTCGGTGTCGTTCGCGAGCTCGAGCGCCTCCTCGAACGAGGAGACCGAGCAGATCGGCGCCACCGGACCGAACGTCTCCGCCTTCATGACCTCCATCTCCGGCGTCACGTCGGTCAGCACGGTCGGCTCGTAGAACCAGCCGACGTCCCGGTCCGGCGGGACGCGCCCGCCGTGTTCGACGGTGGCGCCGGCCTCGACCGCCGACCGGACCTGCCGGTCGACCTCGTCACGGGCGCGCTCGTCGACCAGTGGGCCGATCTCGGCGTCCTCCAGGCCGTTGCCGATCCGGAGACCGCTCGCCATCTCGACGAGCCCGTCGACGAACTCGTCGTGAACGGCCTCGTGGACGAAGAACCGCTCGGAGGAGGTGCAGACCTGCCCGGAGAGGTGAAACGCCGCGGTCGCGGAGCCGGCGATCGCGACCTCCATCGGGGCGTGCTCGGAGACGATCATCGGGTCGTTCCCGCCCGCCTCGATGACGCTCGGCTTGATCCCCTCGGCGGCCGCCGCATTCACCTTCCGGCCGGTCTCGACGCCGCCGGTGAAGGCGATCGCGTCGGTGTCGGCCGACCGGATCAGCGACTGGGCGGTCTCTCCGTCGCCGGTGACACACGAGACCAGCCCCGCGGGAAGCTCGCTGAAGTGACGCATGAATCGCAGCGTCGACAGCGGCGTCCGCTCCGAGGGCTTGACGATCGCGGCGTTGCCGGCCGCCAGCGAGGCTGCGACCGTCCAGGCCGTCAGCAGGACCGGGAAGTTCGAGGGGACGATGTGGACGCTGACGCCGTAGGGGAAATACCGGTGAAACTGGAACGACTCCGGCTGCGTGGTGCCCGGGATCGACCCCTGGTCGTCGCGCGCCAGCTCGGCGTAATAGCGGAAGACCGGACCGACGTTGGCGATCTCGCCCTCCGCCTCCGGGTACGGCTTCCCGTGTTCCCGCGTCATCAGTTTCGCGTCCGTCTCGTGGTCGGCCGATTCGATCGCGTCGGCGACGTCGTGGAGCGCGGCGGCCCGGGTCGTCTGGTCCGTCCGTTCCCAGTCGGCCTGCGCCCGGACGGCACGGTCGACCACCGACTCGACCTCCGCCGGGTCACAGACGGCGATCTCGCCGACCGGCTCCTCGGTGGCGGGATCGATCACGTCCAGGCTGCCGTCCGACCGGCTCTCGCGGAACTCGTTTTCGCGAAAGACCTGCCGGCCGAAGGGGTCGAACCCGGTCATCGGATCATATACACCTTCCGAACCGTCTCCTCGACGCGACAGGTGCCGCTCCAGCCGGCCGGGAACAGGACCGTGGTCCCGGGTTCGATATCGATCACGGTGCCGTCCTCGTGGGTGTACGTCGCCCGCCCCTCGAGGAAATAACAGAACTCGTCGCGGTCGACCTTGCACCGCCACGTGCCGGGGGTGCAGGTCCACACGCCGCTTTCGGAGCGACCGTCCGGGCCCTTGTGGATGACCGTGCCGGCGGTGCGCGACTCGCCCTCGATCGGCTCGTCGACGACGCCCCAGTCATCGAGATCCGCGTCCGCGAGGGCGGCCGGATCCTGGAGGACGCTCGCGGACGGCGCCCCGCCGTCAGCCACCGCCGACGCCTCGTCGTCAGCCGTTCCCGCCGCCGACGCCTCGTCGTCAGCCGTTCCCGCCGCCACGTCGTCGTCAGCCATGGGTCTCCAGGACGTCCTCGAGCAGCGTCGCTGCCTTCTTCCGGCCGTCGCTGGACTGCATGTCCTCGGCGGTACGGTCAACGTTCTCCCGGATCGTCTCGTCGGTGAGACACGTCCCGATCGCTCCCGCGAGCTCGTCGTCGGTCCAGTCCGACCGATGCAGCTTGATCCCGTGGTCGGTCTCGTCGACGCGCGTGGCGTTGTCGTGGCCGTCCCAGACGTACGGCATCACGATCGCCGGCGTTCCGTAGTAGAGACACTCGTTGAACGTGTTGTTGCCGCCGTGGTGGATCACCACGTCGGCCCGTTCGATGACCGTCTGCTGGGGGAACCAGCTCTCGATCGCCACGTTGCCGGGGACCTCGACGTCGTCGTAGGCGTCCTCGTAGTCGCCGACGTTGACGAGACAGCGGTACTCCTGCGTCCCGAGGAACTCGATCAGCCGCTTCATCAGGTCCGTGTCGCCGGCGCCGAGGCTGCCGAAGCTGAGGTACAGCAAGGGTGCATCGTCGTCGGCTTCGAGATCCGGGACCTCGTAGGACTCGTTCTCCTCGCGGATGCACCCGTTGAGGTACGCAAAGCGGTCCGGATCGAGCTCGTTCCAGCGGTCCCAGCGGAGCCGCTCGGGGTACTTCAGGAGGTTCAGGTACGGCGACGTCTCGTAGAACAGTCCCCGCGGGTACGGGTCCTCGCCGTGATCGGCCAGGAACTCGTTGAACCGCTCGTGGACGTCCCCGATGACCTCCTCGTAGCGCTGTTGGAACTCGTGGTAGTGCTCGACGTCGTCCGCGCGGGCGCCGGACAGGTGCGGCGGAATGTTCGGGTCGGGGATCTCGTTCTCCGAACACGACGTGATCCGGACCCAGGGGACGCCGTACTGCTTGGTGGAGGGGAAGAGGATCACGTTGTCGACCACGATCAGGTCCGGATCGATCTCCTCGAGGACCTCGGGAAGCTCCGTCTCGGCCCACTCCGCGGAGGCCACGATCGCCTCGTAGGTCTCCTCGACGTAGTTGTCGAGCTGGTCGATCGGGGCCTTGTCGAAGTTCGGGATGTGGGTGTTGATGAACTCCTCCCACCCCGCGTCGGCGTCCGGGTCGGACATCGGCACGTAGTGCTCCTCGAAGCCGTACTCCTCGAAGACGCCCTCCATGCTCGGGTCGCAGATGAACACCGGCTCGTGGCCGCGCTCGCGACACACTTGAGCGATCCCGACCGAGTTGAGCGCTGGACCGTACGCCGCCTCCGTGAAGAAGGCGATCGTGGCGCCGTCGCTCATCGGCCACCTCCCCGTTCGGATACGGCCGTGGAATCGCGTCGAGTGCCTCGATCTGGGTGCGTGTTGCTAACGCCCATGGTTCGAGGGGACAGACCGATAGGATATAAAACTCACGTTACACCGGAGCGTTCCGGCGCCACGACGTCCGTCATCGAACGGACGTCGAACCACGATCGCGGCGGTCGCGGCCGTTCCGGTCAGTCGATCCGGGGATCGAACCGGGCCGCGAACACCGCCACGAGCAGCCCCGACAGCAGCAACATCGCGCCGATGGCGTTCATCTCCGGCGTCAGGTGGCGGCGAAGCCGGTCGAAGATCAAAAGCGGCATCGTGAACGTGTCCGGACCGCTCACCATGAACGTGATGATGAACTCGTTGAGCGAGAGCAGCATCGCGAAGATGAACCCCGAGACGACCGACGGGAAGATCTGCGGGAGGACGACGAGGACGAACGTCTCGGCGCGGGTCGCGCCGAGATCGCGCCCCGCCTCGGTGATCGCCGGCGGGAAGGACCGCACTGCGGCGTAGATGATCAGGAACGTGTAGGGGAACACGTAGATCACGTGGCCGACGAGCACGGAGAGGAACCCGAAGTCGATACCGATGACCGAGAGGTACAACAGCAGCGCGATCCCGATGAAGATGACCGGGATGAACATCGGCAACAACAGCGATCCGATGAGCCACCGGATCCAGTCGCCGGCGTCGTTCGCCTCCAACCGCGAGAATCCGTATGCGGCGGGAAGGGCGAGCAGCGTGGCGACCACCGCGCTGGCGACCATCAGCCGAACGGACAACCACAGCGCACTCCAGAACTCGGCGTCCGCCGCCAGATCCCGGTACCACTCCAGAGTGAACCCGGTCAGCGGGAAGAACCCGAGGTCGTTGGCGTTGAACGACATCACGATCACGAGCGCCATCGGAACGTAGAGGAACGCGATCGTGAACCCGGCCAGCCAGCGGGTGACGTCCAGGTCCGACGGGACCCGGGCATCGACGGTATCGCCCAGCGTTCCGATCGCGGATTTTCGCGCCATCAGGTCATCACCTTCCGAAGGGTGAGCCACCGCGAGAGCCCGGCCAGCACCACGAGGACGAACGCGAACAGGACGACGCTATACGCCGCCCCGAGCGGCCAGTTGAAGCTGTCCTTGAACTGGTTGACGAGGACGTTCCCGTACCACAACGTCCGGGGGGATCCGACGAGTTCGGGCGTCACGTACGCGCCGATCGCCCGTCCGAAGATGAAGACGAACGACAGGACGATCCCGGGCATCGCGAGCGGCAGGATCACGTATCGAAGGACCTCGAACCGGTTCGATCCGAGGTCGTACGCCGCCTCGATCTGCGAGCCCGGGATGGCGTCGACGGACCCGTACATCGCGAACAGCGAGTACGGGAGGTAGATGTACACCATCGTTGCGATCACCGCGAACTCGGTGTACAGGAGGCTTATCGGCTCCGCGACCGCGCCGACCCCGGTCAACACCTCGTTGATGAGCCCCTTGTCGCCGAGCATCAGCATCCACGCCCAGGTCCGGACGATGTAGTTCGTCCAGAACGGGGCGATCGCGACGAGGATGAACAGCGCGCCGGCCCGCCCGTCGAGCGTCTGGCCGCCGTACCACGCGACCGGGAACGCCATCGCGGTCGTGACGACCGCGATCACGAGCACCTTCGCCAGCGTCTTGGCGAAGATCGCCACCGTCCGCGTCGAGTCGAACAGCGCCTGGTAGTGCTCCAGCGAGAAGCCCGGATTCCAGAGGTTCCCCTCCATCGGCCAGAAGCTGAAGTAGATCGCCCACACGAGCGAGAACAGCCCGATCCCGACCATCACGGCGACTGCCGGCGCGGTCAGTGCGAGATCGCGGAGCGTCCGACCCCGGCCGTGAGAGCGGATTCGCGGGAGCTTCATGTGGCGTGTTCGGTGACTGTGCCGGTCACGGGACTATCCCTTGAGCTCCTGCCACATCTGCTGGGCGGTTTCGAGCTCCTCGTCGCCGAAGTAGCGGCGCATCCGGAGCCGGTCCTCGTTCTCGAGGACGACCGACCGGTGATCGCGCTCGGTTTCGGTCATGTCGTCGCGCGCGTCGAGGTTGATCGGGAGGTTCCCCGCGTTTCGCATCTGCTGGATCGACGCGTCCGGCGAGGAGTAGTGGTCCATGAACTCGACCGCGAGGTCCGGATTGGGCGCGTCCGCGGCGAGCTGGTGGGCGTCCGCGTAGCCGTCGGTCCCCGCCGGCGGAACGGCCATCTCGACGGGATGGCCCTGGTCCATCGCCAGGAAGCCGGTGAGGTCCCACCCGTGTTGGACGACGACCTCCTCGTTGGCGATCAGCTTCAGGTGCTGGTCCTGCGTCGACCAGAGCGTGCGGTAGGAGGGGAAGGCTCCCTCCAGGGCGTCCCGACAGGCCTCGAGGTCGCTCGGCGGGTGTGGATGGTCGTCCCCGAGGTAGTATCCCGCGTTGGCGAAGGCCGCGATCGGCCAGTCGCGCATCGCGATCCGCCCGTCGAGGTCGTTGGACTCGATCGTTTCCGGGTCGAACAGGTAGTCCCAGGAGAGCTCGTCCGGCTCCTCGTCGATGACGTCGGTGCGGTACATCGGCCCGGTCATCCCGTACGCGTACGGGATCGCGGTCTGCGTCCCGTCGATGACACACCCCGGGGCGGTCCGTGCGCGCTCGACCAGGTTCCCGAAGTGGCTCATGTCGTCGGTCGGGATCGGTTCGACGAGGTCGGCGTTCCAGAGCGGCTCGACCCAGTTGTTGGTCACGCCGATCACGTCGACGTCGCCCTGATACTGCGTCCGCATCAGGCCGACCGCCTCGGAGTTCGTCGTCAGGCTGATCACCTCGACGTCGACGCCGTGTTCCTCCTCGAACGGCTCGACGATCGAGTCCGGGTAGTAGAAGTTGTACCCGAGGATGGTCAGGGTTTGGTCCCCGGATCCGCTGCTTCCCTGGGTCGCGCCGTTTCCGCTCCCGTCGCCGTTTCCGTCCCCGTTCCCGTCACCGTTTCCGTTCCCGCCCCCGTTTCCACCGTCTCCCAGGCAGCCGGCGAGTCCCGTTCCCAATCCGCCAACCGCACCGAGCGTCGCGAGGAATCCACGCCTGTCGTTCGACGGCGTCGGATCTGCGCGACTCGACGATCGCGTTCTTGTCATGGTTCGTCACGACAAGTGCAAGCATACTATATAACCCTTGTGAACGGGTGGCAGTAGACGCCGCGGATGACGAGGCGCCGGGCGGGATCGTGGATGTCGAACGGAAGATGCCGAGTACGGCCGAGTTTCGTATATCTCAAATCTTATGAGCACGGGGCCCGATCGACACCTATGGGATCGGATTCCGGCGACGGACGGCGGCTCGAAACGGTCCGAAACGCCTTCGAGATCGTGGAGTCCCTCAAGCGGCGCGAGGGCGCGAGGCTCACGGACCTGGCGACCGAGTTCGACGTCTCCGACGGAACGATGCACGCGTATCTGAACACGCTGCGTGCCGACGGGCTAGTATATAAGGCCGACGGCGAGTACCGTCTCTCGTTGGAGTGGTTCACGCTGGGGACCGAGCTTCGCGAACGGATGCCGGTCTACCGCCACGGGAAGGGGCCGGCGGACGATCTGGCGCGACGAACGGGTGACCTCGTCTACCTGGCGGTCGAGCAGCGCGGGCGCGTATACTACCTCTATCCGACGCGCGGCGACGACGCCCCCGAGCCCGCGACGTCCGTCGGAACGGTTCGACCGCTTCACGCCGTCTCCGCCGGCAAGGTGCTGTTGGCGGCGATGCCCGACGGGAAGCGAGAGAGCGTCCTCGAGAACCTCACTTTCGAGCCGGTCACCGAGAAGACCATCGTCGACCGCGAGGAGTTCCGCGAGGAGCTCGACCGCATCACCGACCAGGGATACGCGCTCAACGACGAGGAGGAGTTCCTCGGTTCCCGCACCGTCGCGACGAGCATCGCCCACCCCGACCGCGGCGTGGCCGGCGCGATCTGCGCCAGCGGGCCGAAGACCCGGTTCGATGACGACTACATCGACGACCTGCTCCCGGCCCTCAAGGAGACGGCCAACCGGATCGAGATCAACCTCCAGCGGTCCTGAATCGTCCACGTTCGCGGGATCGATCGCCGGTGTTCCTGCGAACGCCTACTTCGTCATATACGAATCCAACCCGTTGGAACGGTTTCCCGTCCCACGGAAGCGTCACGTCGATCCGAATGGTGGTGTTTCCTCGATTTCCGTCGGAATCCCTCCAAACTCCATTACAGAATTATGTCTGTAATCACCGCCGCGGAAAACGGAATATTTCGTGATATACGAAGTACGAGGATCCCCGGAAGCAAAACTATTAATATTGGATGT
Proteins encoded:
- a CDS encoding phosphohexomutase domain-containing protein, translating into MDGITFGTGGWRAAGDEFTDERVRAVGQAVATYLRETESDSGGTVAVGYDARATSEDAAESLADVLSGNGFDVLLTDRDRPTPVLAYAVADRGLDGGVMVTASHNPPEYNGVKFIPSDANSAMPAVTEAIEARLEPPRSLPKADHGSVERFDPVSAHATHARDLVADYLDIDLSGLTVVYDAIHGSGRGVTDALLEDAGATVIRRRCDRDPTFGGQAPEPGPETLAGLPEAVADHDADLGIANDGDADRISICTPERGVLNGHLLFAGVFDALLEDAGARGPAVRTVSTTFLIDRIAAAHDVAVHEVPVGFKWVADGMVAHDGLFGGEESGGYTVRGHIGTKDGVLIALLAAAAAAAEPFDDRIDRLFETHGRIYADKRSVACEEAAKPRLVEALEADVPDLIAGEPVAETVTVDGFKFLLDDGSWILLRPSGTEPKIRVYAETTDPDRLEPLLEAGSDLVAARLGGTKED
- a CDS encoding ABC transporter ATP-binding protein; translation: MAAALTVDGVMKRFGDVVACDDVSFELERGEFFSLLGPSGSGKTTTLRIVSGFETQNDGTVHIDGQVVNDVPPNERDVNLVFQELALFSHLTVRENLAFGLKRDGVDAETIDARVAEYLELVDLEGYEDRDVRDMSGGQQQRVALARALIKEPPIVLLDEPLASLDRKLRKELRVELARIQSETGVTFFYVTHDQESAMSMSDRLAIMRDGTIQQIGTPEEVYDEPANPFVADFIGDANVFSGRIGVEDGVATLTDGDLSVPLPGVDAVGKATVVVRPEQVRLRGPDADGLPVRITNKEYHGSYTQYIAATADDRQIQIESTGTDFEIDDEASVTVADARVFQ
- a CDS encoding ROK family protein, translated to MMDFVGVDLGASNVRAAVGDRTGEIHATARARTPAGPTGEAVTDAVLEVATAACAAADVDPTDVAGAGVASMGRLDLAVGAVASAPNVDADVGPIQLVGPLASLLDLDRDAVTLRSDTQAGAVGERFHAHPDVANLVYLTISSGIGAGVIADGEPLSGRDANAGEVGHITIAPEGVMTCGCGREGHWEAYCSGNNVPRFARALHERDPVDTAVPIADEGFDAADVYAHAGTDAFADRVLERVTALNVRGVAAVVHAYAPQVLVLGGAVATNNPETVVDPIRRRLPGELVVDMPEVALAELGDDAALAGALALAIPESEPS
- a CDS encoding aldehyde dehydrogenase family protein; this encodes MTGFDPFGRQVFRENEFRESRSDGSLDVIDPATEEPVGEIAVCDPAEVESVVDRAVRAQADWERTDQTTRAAALHDVADAIESADHETDAKLMTREHGKPYPEAEGEIANVGPVFRYYAELARDDQGSIPGTTQPESFQFHRYFPYGVSVHIVPSNFPVLLTAWTVAASLAAGNAAIVKPSERTPLSTLRFMRHFSELPAGLVSCVTGDGETAQSLIRSADTDAIAFTGGVETGRKVNAAAAEGIKPSVIEAGGNDPMIVSEHAPMEVAIAGSATAAFHLSGQVCTSSERFFVHEAVHDEFVDGLVEMASGLRIGNGLEDAEIGPLVDERARDEVDRQVRSAVEAGATVEHGGRVPPDRDVGWFYEPTVLTDVTPEMEVMKAETFGPVAPICSVSSFEEALELANDTEFGLGASVFTTDLEEAMRSYEELEAGMVWVNNPMIDNDAIPFGGWKHSGIGRELGSEGLNAFRRTKMGVIDWNPSLQEWWYPYPDDWFYSSGGERF
- a CDS encoding cupin domain-containing protein, translated to MADDDVAAGTADDEASAAGTADDEASAVADGGAPSASVLQDPAALADADLDDWGVVDEPIEGESRTAGTVIHKGPDGRSESGVWTCTPGTWRCKVDRDEFCYFLEGRATYTHEDGTVIDIEPGTTVLFPAGWSGTCRVEETVRKVYMIR
- a CDS encoding glycosyltransferase, with the protein product MSDGATIAFFTEAAYGPALNSVGIAQVCRERGHEPVFICDPSMEGVFEEYGFEEHYVPMSDPDADAGWEEFINTHIPNFDKAPIDQLDNYVEETYEAIVASAEWAETELPEVLEEIDPDLIVVDNVILFPSTKQYGVPWVRITSCSENEIPDPNIPPHLSGARADDVEHYHEFQQRYEEVIGDVHERFNEFLADHGEDPYPRGLFYETSPYLNLLKYPERLRWDRWNELDPDRFAYLNGCIREENESYEVPDLEADDDAPLLYLSFGSLGAGDTDLMKRLIEFLGTQEYRCLVNVGDYEDAYDDVEVPGNVAIESWFPQQTVIERADVVIHHGGNNTFNECLYYGTPAIVMPYVWDGHDNATRVDETDHGIKLHRSDWTDDELAGAIGTCLTDETIRENVDRTAEDMQSSDGRKKAATLLEDVLETHG
- a CDS encoding ABC transporter permease, coding for MARKSAIGTLGDTVDARVPSDLDVTRWLAGFTIAFLYVPMALVIVMSFNANDLGFFPLTGFTLEWYRDLAADAEFWSALWLSVRLMVASAVVATLLALPAAYGFSRLEANDAGDWIRWLIGSLLLPMFIPVIFIGIALLLYLSVIGIDFGFLSVLVGHVIYVFPYTFLIIYAAVRSFPPAITEAGRDLGATRAETFVLVVLPQIFPSVVSGFIFAMLLSLNEFIITFMVSGPDTFTMPLLIFDRLRRHLTPEMNAIGAMLLLSGLLVAVFAARFDPRID
- a CDS encoding ABC transporter permease, translated to MKLPRIRSHGRGRTLRDLALTAPAVAVMVGIGLFSLVWAIYFSFWPMEGNLWNPGFSLEHYQALFDSTRTVAIFAKTLAKVLVIAVVTTAMAFPVAWYGGQTLDGRAGALFILVAIAPFWTNYIVRTWAWMLMLGDKGLINEVLTGVGAVAEPISLLYTEFAVIATMVYIYLPYSLFAMYGSVDAIPGSQIEAAYDLGSNRFEVLRYVILPLAMPGIVLSFVFIFGRAIGAYVTPELVGSPRTLWYGNVLVNQFKDSFNWPLGAAYSVVLFAFVLVVLAGLSRWLTLRKVMT
- a CDS encoding ABC transporter substrate-binding protein, which encodes MTRTRSSSRADPTPSNDRRGFLATLGAVGGLGTGLAGCLGDGGNGGGNGNGDGNGDGNGDGSGNGATQGSSGSGDQTLTILGYNFYYPDSIVEPFEEEHGVDVEVISLTTNSEAVGLMRTQYQGDVDVIGVTNNWVEPLWNADLVEPIPTDDMSHFGNLVERARTAPGCVIDGTQTAIPYAYGMTGPMYRTDVIDEEPDELSWDYLFDPETIESNDLDGRIAMRDWPIAAFANAGYYLGDDHPHPPSDLEACRDALEGAFPSYRTLWSTQDQHLKLIANEEVVVQHGWDLTGFLAMDQGHPVEMAVPPAGTDGYADAHQLAADAPNPDLAVEFMDHYSSPDASIQQMRNAGNLPINLDARDDMTETERDHRSVVLENEDRLRMRRYFGDEELETAQQMWQELKG
- a CDS encoding IclR family transcriptional regulator encodes the protein MGSDSGDGRRLETVRNAFEIVESLKRREGARLTDLATEFDVSDGTMHAYLNTLRADGLVYKADGEYRLSLEWFTLGTELRERMPVYRHGKGPADDLARRTGDLVYLAVEQRGRVYYLYPTRGDDAPEPATSVGTVRPLHAVSAGKVLLAAMPDGKRESVLENLTFEPVTEKTIVDREEFREELDRITDQGYALNDEEEFLGSRTVATSIAHPDRGVAGAICASGPKTRFDDDYIDDLLPALKETANRIEINLQRS